The genomic region TCCGCATCCAGCATAAAGTCTCCATTTTATCTCAGGCTGAAGTCTTTCGCTCATCCGCATCTCGATAACCAAAATGCGAACCCGAAGGGTTCGAGCGAAGCGTTATTTTGGTTAACGTTCCGGGGATATACGACGTTGCGACCGAAGGGAGCAATGTCCCGAAGGGCAAGGGCGTTAGCCCGCAGCGTATATGCTGTGTTAGGCGACGTTTTTCACTCATAGTAACTCTCTTAACTCCTCCTTATTTATACCCGCTTGCTTCAAAATTTCGAGCAACGTTCCCTTTGGTAAATCCCTTTTATGAAGGGGAACAACAACTCTTCTTTTCATTTCCGGGTGGTAGTAAATATGATGGCTTCCCTTAATCCTATCTAATACAAATCCCTTCTTTTCAAGCACCTTGATAATTTTCTGGGGAGTAAGAGAAGGGAGTTTAGGCATAAGCCCCTACCGTTAAAGTATATTCCAAAGTCCCTTCCTCCGTTGGTATCTCTTCACCATGCTCCTTTAAGCTCTCTATGTATAACTCAATAGCTTCTTTTGCCATTTCTATCGCTTCTTCTATTGTGTCCCCATAGGTTACACAGCCAGGAAGAGAGGGAACTATCACCGTATAACCGCCCTCAGGTTCTTTTCTGAGCAGGATTCTGTAGCTTAATGTTTTCATATTATCACCTCATACAGCATAGTGTATAAAAATTTCGCCTAACGTTTCCAGCATATACGACGTTGCGACCGAAGGGAGCAATGTCCCGAAGGGCAAGGGCTGAAAGCCCGTAGCGTATATGCTGTGTGGCTGTGGCACAACCTGCCATAAAATTCTTGCACAATTTTGTTAAAGATACTATAATTATTTGCAATATTCAACACTTATCTCTAAAAGGGGAATCTATATGCTTGGCAAAAGTGCTTCAGCCTAAACTCATGTATCGAGTCTACATCGGCGATCTTGTCCCTGAGAACCATTTCTACCGCCAGTTAAAAGATGTTCTAGATCTTGGATTTCTCTACAAGTTGGTCGAACCCCTCTATGGTGATTGTGGACAAGAGTCCATCGATCCTGTGGTCTTTTTCAAACTTTTGCTCTTTAGCTACCTGGAGGATATCACCTCTGATCGGGAGTTGGTGATGAGGGCCTCTGACTCTCTGGCGGTAAGGTTCTTTCTCAACTACGATATTGATGAACCACTGCCCTGGCACTCTACTATCTCCCGGACAAGGAGGCTTCTGCCTGCGGAGGTTTTTACCTCCGTCTTTGAGAGTATCCTGTCCATGTGTGTTGAGGCGGGCTTAGTAGCGGGTAATCATCAATCCATTGATTCTACCTTGGTCAAGGCCAACGCTAGCATAGATCATATCGAGAAAAGGAGGCCTCAGTTAGAGCTGAAGGCTCACATTGAGAAGACCTATCGGGAGAATCCGGTAGAGGATAGAGCCATCCAGGAGAAAGGGGGCCCTGGTGATAGGCAAAAGCCACAATTAGAGCTGTTGGAAGCCGGGCCCAAGGGCAAAAAACCCTTAAAGGGTAAATCCCTCAGTAACAGGGAGTACTTTAGCCCCACAGATCCAGACAGCCGAATAGCCAAGAAACCTGGTAAGATCAGAGACCTCTATTATCTGGCAGGTATGGCCGTGGATGCTAGCTTCAATGTCATCACCACCATGGATGCCTATCATGCGGATCAAAAAGACAGCCAGACCCTTATCCCCCTGGTGGATCAGATCCAGGATAGATTGAAGGGATTTGGTTTAAAGATGGAGAGCCTGGCTGCTGATGCTGGTTATTCATCAGGGGAAAACTATAAAGAATTGGAGGAAAGAGCAATAGAGGCCTTCATCCCTCCCCATGGCAGGTTCATCCCCGAGCGCAAGGGGTTTAGCTACGATCCCCAAAAGGATCACTACATCTGTTCCCAGGGTAAAATCCTGCACTACAGCTCCACAGATGAGAGACACAACTTAAAGAGGTATCTGGCCAAAAGATCTGACTGCAGCCACTGCCCCAGCAAAGAGAGGTGTTTTGGCAAGGGGTATCAGAAGAAGATAGAGCACACACTCTATCTTGAGTACTATAAGCGGATGCAGCAGAGGCTCATGACCAGAAGGGCCAAAAAGATGGCCAGGCTTCGCAAGATAGGGCCAGAGCCGGTCTTTGGCACGCTGATACAGCATCATAGTCTGAGCAGGGTTAATGCCAGGGGGATAAATCTAGCCCAAAAGATCTTTCTCCTAATAGCCTCGGCCTATAACCTGAAAAAGTTCCTCAAATATGGGCTCAAGAAGGCAAACTCAGTAAGAAACCGAATAGGGATACCGCTATCTCCATCCCTTTCCAACTTGATATCCTTTTGTCAAAGAGCAAAAAATCAGCTGGCTTGCCTATTGACCAATTTCCAGGCCACTCGGCTACCAGCTTTCAGTTTTTAGTTGTACCACAGCCACCACATGCGTTATAAGCTGCATCTACTGCAATTCGAAAATATCCCTTTTGGGCGTTAGCCCTTGAACCATCTAAATATTCTGAGGCAAGATCAAGGTAGTTTTGAGCCTCCTTTCTTTTCAACTCCTGTTCCTCCATGCGGTAAACCTCCCTCCCCCCTTTTAAGATGGAGTAAAGGAAATAGGATTGGGGATAACGGGCCTCATCCACACACCTTACCAGAGGCTCTACACCCTCGCCTGTAGTCATAGCTGTCTCAAAAGAGGCGTCAGCACAGGCCCTTGAAACTTCCCTAATGGAATCCGTAGTAATGACCAAAAGATCAATATCGCTATCCTGTTTTGCTTCGCCTTTCAAAAGACTTCCGAACAATACGATCCTGGCAACAGATCTCCTGGCCTCAGTCTTTAGAAGCTCCTTTAGAAAAAAATCCAACGCCTTTCGCTTGTTCGCCTGGATATTCAATTGCGTCCCGATCATTGGTGACCCCAATATTCTAAACTAAAGGATAGGTTTTGGGTCTTAGGGATTTAATAGCAAGGTTTTATAAAAATTTCAAGCAAAAAATGTGAAGGCGATATGGATTGGTGGGTAAAGATAGCTGATAAAAGAAGTGTGAAATTATGGG from Deltaproteobacteria bacterium harbors:
- a CDS encoding type II toxin-antitoxin system HicA family toxin, translated to MPKLPSLTPQKIIKVLEKKGFVLDRIKGSHHIYYHPEMKRRVVVPLHKRDLPKGTLLEILKQAGINKEELRELL
- a CDS encoding type II toxin-antitoxin system HicB family antitoxin — protein: MKTLSYRILLRKEPEGGYTVIVPSLPGCVTYGDTIEEAIEMAKEAIELYIESLKEHGEEIPTEEGTLEYTLTVGAYA
- a CDS encoding IS1182 family transposase; the protein is MAKVLQPKLMYRVYIGDLVPENHFYRQLKDVLDLGFLYKLVEPLYGDCGQESIDPVVFFKLLLFSYLEDITSDRELVMRASDSLAVRFFLNYDIDEPLPWHSTISRTRRLLPAEVFTSVFESILSMCVEAGLVAGNHQSIDSTLVKANASIDHIEKRRPQLELKAHIEKTYRENPVEDRAIQEKGGPGDRQKPQLELLEAGPKGKKPLKGKSLSNREYFSPTDPDSRIAKKPGKIRDLYYLAGMAVDASFNVITTMDAYHADQKDSQTLIPLVDQIQDRLKGFGLKMESLAADAGYSSGENYKELEERAIEAFIPPHGRFIPERKGFSYDPQKDHYICSQGKILHYSSTDERHNLKRYLAKRSDCSHCPSKERCFGKGYQKKIEHTLYLEYYKRMQQRLMTRRAKKMARLRKIGPEPVFGTLIQHHSLSRVNARGINLAQKIFLLIASAYNLKKFLKYGLKKANSVRNRIGIPLSPSLSNLISFCQRAKNQLACLLTNFQATRLPAFSF
- a CDS encoding nucleotidyltransferase domain-containing protein, coding for MIGTQLNIQANKRKALDFFLKELLKTEARRSVARIVLFGSLLKGEAKQDSDIDLLVITTDSIREVSRACADASFETAMTTGEGVEPLVRCVDEARYPQSYFLYSILKGGREVYRMEEQELKRKEAQNYLDLASEYLDGSRANAQKGYFRIAVDAAYNACGGCGTTKN